Proteins from one Pseudoliparis swirei isolate HS2019 ecotype Mariana Trench chromosome 22, NWPU_hadal_v1, whole genome shotgun sequence genomic window:
- the tap1 gene encoding antigen peptide transporter 1 gives MMSSLSPLLFVCLDVCMVHAVRSARLLPAAVLLRHPLLALWGGGLTRAGLLAGLLALAPPTRPPWMSGFQALQGLAVLCFHGPVYVTLLRALGAPATEELWGGLSWERVLQGYVVTIVAGLYWSRYVSSLLLSSGRCISSLLTRAPKEEPKEDTSASLNRLMGYMRPYLGRLVSVLVLVLLSSYGEMAVLRYTGQVADWIANEEAPDAFTEALSVMTLMTVVSAVLEFACDLLYDFTMSRVHTAVQGAVFQAVLSQEIAFFDGTKTGELASRVTTDTNEMSEALSEKLSLVMWYTGRLGFLLFFMVSQSWKMTLLTCMGLPVMWLIPELIGRFQKTIAVEVQESLAKANQVATETFSCMKTVRSFANEDGETERYTRRLDAIYALNKKEAVAYAASTWANSMTSMALKVFILYYGGTLVTRGGVSRGDLVSFVLYELQFASAVEAVMRSYPEVKKAIGSSEKIFEYLERKPKRPPNGSLAPETLEGLIEFKNVTFFYSGTANENTFMLKDVSLEMKPGKVTALVGPNRSGKSTCVRLLERFYQPQAGEILLDGIPLHSYEDQYLHDKIAVVSQDCVLFARSVRENIKYGVEDASDEEMHAAAKRASAHEFIMELSGGYDTDAGEKGGQMSGGQKQRIAIARALIRRPKILILDNATSDLDPENEYQVCQALLSKTDDCSVLLISNKMNVVEKADHIVFLKEGMLMEEGSHEELLQKGGHYAAMVNKQKTGFSRQEEETEDTR, from the exons ATGATGAGCTCCCTGTCCCCCCTGCTCTTCGTGTGCCTGGACGTATGCATGGTGCACGCGGTCCGCTCGGCCCGGCTCTTGCCCGCCGCCGTCCTCCTCCGCCATCCGCTCCTCGCCCTGTGGGGGGGCGGGCTCACCAGGGCCGGCCTGCTCGCCGGCCTGCTGGCCCTCGCCCCCCCGACGAGACCGCCGTGGATGAGCGGCTTCCAGGCGCTGCAGGGCCTCGCGGTGCTCTGCTTCCACGGCCCGGTGTACGTCACCCTCCTCCGGGCGCTGGGGGCGCCCGCCACGGAGGAACTGTGGGGGGGGCTCTCCTGGGAACGG GTGTTACAAGGTTACGTCGTGACGATAGTGGCGGGGCTCTACTGGAGCCGATACGTGtcgtctctgttgctctcttcgGGTCGATGCATCTCCTCTCTGCTGACGAGGGCGCCCAAAGAGGAGCCCAAAGAGGACACCAGTGCGTCTCTGAATAGGCTGATGGGATATATGCGGCCCTATCTCGGGCGCTTGGTTTCCGTGCTGGTTCTCGTGTTGCTTTCATCTTACG GTGAGATGGCTGTTCTTCGGTACACCGGCCAGGTGGCGGACTGGATCGCCAACGAGGAGGCGCCGGACGCCTTCACAGAGGCCCTCAGCGTCATGACGCTGATGACCGTTGTCAG TGCCGTGCTGGAGTTCGCGTGCGACCTCCTCTACGACTTCACCATGAGCCGCGTCCACACCGCGGTGCAGGGCGCCGTGTTCCAGGCCGTGCTGAGCCAGGAGATCGCTTTCTTTGACGGCACGAAGACAG GTGAACTGGCGTCCCGCGTTACCACGGATACCAACGAGATGAGCGAGGCGCTGAGTGAGAAGTTGAGTCTCGTGATGTGGTACACGGGGCGATTGggcttcctcttgttcttcatgGTGAGCCAGTCTTGGAAGATGACCCTGCTCACCTGCATGGGCCTGCCCGTCATGTGGCTCATCCCGGAGCTCATCGGACGCTTCCAGAAG ACCATCGCCGTCGAGGTCCAGGAGTCCCTGGCGAAGGCCAACCAGGTGGCCACGGAGACGTTCTCCTGCATGAAGACGGTGAGGAGCTTCGCCAACGAGGACGGCGAGACGGAGCGGTACACTCGGCGGCTGGACGCCATTTACGCCCTGAACAAAAAGGAAGCGGTGGCGTACGCGGCCTCCACCTGGGCCAACAGC ATGACCAGCATGGCCTTGAAGGTGTTTATTCTGTACTACGGAGGCACCCTGGTGACCAGAGGGGGCGTCAGCAGGGGAGACTTGGTGTCCTTCGTCCTCTACGAGCTGCAGTTCGCCTCCGCCGTCGAG GCCGTCATGCGTTCCTACCCAGAGGTGAAGAAGGCAATCGGGTCCTCGGAGAAGATCTTTGAATATTTGGAACGCAAACCTAAAAGACCCCCGAATGGCTCTTTGGCCCCCGAAACTCTGGAGGGTCTCATTGAATTCAAAAACGTCACATTTTTCTATTCCGGCACGGCAAACGAAAACACATTCATGCTCAAG GACGTGTCTCTGGAGATGAAGCCGGGGAAAGTCACTGCCCTGGTGGGGCCCAACAGATCAGGGAAGTCCACCTGTGTCCGGCTGCTGGAGAGATTTTACCAGCCCCAAGCCGGAGAGATCCTACTGGACGGGATCCCGCTGCACAGCTACGAAGACCAGTACCTACATGACAAG ATTGCGGTCGTGAGCCAGGACTGCGTGCTGTTTGCTCGCTCCGTGCGAGAGAACATCAAGTACGGCGTGGAGGACGCCTCCGACGAGGAGATGCACGCGGCCGCCAAGCGGGCCAGCGCCCACGAGTTCATCATGGAGCTGTCGGGTGGCTATGACACAG ATGCTGGGGAGAAGGGCGGCCAGATGTCCGGAGGCCAGAAGCAGCGTATCGCCATCGCCAGAGCTTTAATCCGACGGCCTAAAATCCTGATACTCGACAACGCCACCAGCGACTTGGACCCCGAGAACGAATATCAG GTGTGCCAAGCTCTGTTGAGCAAAACCGACGACTGCTCCGTGCTGCTGATATCCAACAAGATGAACGTCGTGGAGAAGGCCGACCACATCGTCTTCCTCAAGGAAGGGATGCTGATGGAGGAGGGCAGCCACGAGGAGCTGCTGCAGAAAGGCGGCCATTATGCCGCCATGGTGAATAAGCAGAAAACGGGCTTCAGCCgccaagaggaggagacggaggacacaCGCTGA
- the brd2b gene encoding bromodomain-containing protein 2b, translating into MDATVNLQHDSSLVGLSSGGMDQLSSSGKRIRKPSLLYEDFESPSLPPHATPQGPPVAPQPPVKDPSRPGLVTNQLQFLQRTLMKYLWRHQFSWPFREPVDAYRLNLPDYHKIIKQPMDMGTIKKRLENNFYRSASECIQDFNTMFTNCYIYNKPTDDIVLMAQPLEKIFLQKVAQMPEDEIELPPPAPRSKNSRGRGRKSHSRAQQVPAVSQSAYSPSSSDTGESMVADSPQTVLSKSLPPANIMGLPPTQPTTKKKGVKRKADTTTPSTMGLSVGMSGPTHMVGLGKGGHGGQVHDTSVHTISDMGLETPPGMGLVRSPGGPVLLQPMMVGGGGRRVGSGRPIKPPVKDLPDSVQAQPSKKGKLSPQLRYCSGLLKDMLSKKHAAYAWPFYAPVDAAALGLHDYHDIVKCAMDLGNIKRKMDCREYRDAQQFSSDVRIMFSNCYKYNPPDHDVVGMARKLQDVFEFRFAKMPDVPTHADHAATSPGGRPTSSSSSSSSSSSSSSTSESEPSSESEDSESSRNSDSEEERAQRLAELQDQVCTQLKAMHEQLAALSQGPIVKAKKKKEKKEKKKKKKKLEKRSRAVRSKADSEEWKMPGKLLKTKSARAGGSRPKKSAGKKSSKNSSAQKKSFYAPLPTSMLPHYDSEEEEEIVPMSYDEKRQLSLDINKLPGEKLGRVVHIIQSREPSLRDTNPEEIEIDFETLKPSTLKELERYVMTCLRKKPRKPYADPGAAGGKGGVGKSKEEVALEKRRELERRLQDVSGQLNSVKKPSKSKVEKPSAAEARTEPTRLSGSSSSSNSSSSSSSSSSSDTSESDSG; encoded by the exons ATGGACGCCACCGTCAACCTGCAGCACGACAG ctccCTGGTCGGCTTGTCCAGTGGCGGGATGGACCAACTCAGTAGTTCGGGCAAACGCATCCGCAAGCCGTCGCTGCTCTACGAGGACTTTGAGAGCCCGTCTCTGCCGCCGCACGCCACGCCTCAGGGCCCGCCGGTCGCCCCGCAGCCCCCGGTGAAGGACCCGAGCCGGCCGGGCCTCGTGACCAACCAGCTGCAGTTCCTCCAGAGGACCCTGATGAAGTACCTGTGGCGGCATCAGTTCTCCTGGCCTTTCCGCGAGCCGGTGGACGCCTACAGGCTCAACCTACCG gaTTACCATAAAATAATCAAACAGCCCATGGACATGGGGACCATCAAGAAGCGCCTGGAGAACAACTTCTACCGCAGTGCCAGTGAGTGCATACAGGACTTCAACACAATGTTCACCAACTGCTACATCTACAACAAG CCCACGGATGACATTGTGCTGATGGCTCAGCCCTTGGAGAAGATCTTTCTCCAGAAGGTGGCCCAGATGCCCGAGGACGAAATTGAGctgcctcctccagctcctcgaaGCAAGAACAGTCGGGGACGAGGGCGCAAATCTCACT CGAGGGCTCAGCAGGTGCCCGCCGTGTCCCAGTCGGCTTACTCCCCGTCTTCCTCGGACACTGGGGAGTCCATGGTGGCCGACTCTCCCCAGACCGTGCTGTCCAAAAGCCTGCCTCCGGCCAACATCATGGGCCTGCCCCCTACACAGCCCACAACCAAG aaaaaaggtgTAAAACGTAAGGCAGACACCACCACCCCCTCCACCATGGGCTTGAGCGTGGGCATGTCGGGACCAACGCACATGGTGGGCTTGGGGAAAGGAGGCCACGGGGGCCAGGTCCACGACACCTCCGTGCACACCATCTCCGACATGGGCTTGGAGACTCCGCCCGGCATGGGCCTGGTCAGAAGCCCCGGAGGTCCCGTCCTGCTGCAGCCCATGATGGTAGGCGGCGGCGGACGCAGAGTGGGCAGCGGACGCCCCATCAAGCCCCCCGTCAAGGACTTGCCCGACTCGGTGCAGGCTCAGCCCTCTAAGAAGGGCAAGCTGAGCCCTCAGCTGAGGTACTGCAGCGGGCtgctgaaggacatgttgtcaAAGAAACACGCGGCGTACGCCTGGCCTTTCTACGCGCCTGTGGACGCGGCGGCGCTGGGACTTCACGACTATCACGACATCGTCAAGTGCGCCATGGACCTCGGCAACATCAAG AGGAAGATGGACTGTCGTGAATACAGGGACGCGCAACAGTTTTCTAGCGATGTCAGAATCATGTTCTCCAACTGCTACAAGTACAACCCGCCGGACCACGACGTGGTGGGCATGGCCCGGAAGCTGCAG GACGTGTTCGAGTTCCGTTTCGCCAAGATGCCGGACGTACCGACGCACGCGGACCACGCGGCCACGTCGCCGGGCGGCCGCCcgacgtcctcctcgtcctcctcttcctcctcctcgtcctcctcgtccacgTCGGAGAGCGAGCCCAGCAGCGAGAGCGAGGACAGCGAGAGCAGCCGCAACTCGGACAGCGAGGAGGAGCGAGCGCAACGCTTGGCCGAGTTACAGGACCAGGTGTGCACACAA CTCAAAGCCATGCACGAGCAGCTGGCCGCCCTCTCCCAAGGCCCCATCGTCaaggccaagaagaagaaggagaagaaggagaaaaagaagaaaaagaagaagctggagAAGCGAAGTCGAGCCGTCAGAAGCAAAGCCGACTCCGAGGAATGGAAGATGCCCGGCAAGCTGCTGAAGACGAAGTCCGCCCGCGCGGGCGGGTCCCGGCCGAAGAAGAGCGCGGGGAAGAAGAGCAGCAAGAACAGCAG CGCCCAGAAGAAGTCGTTCTACGCCCCGCTGCCCACCTCCATGCTGCCGCACTACgactccgaggaggaggaggagatcgtGCCCATGTCCTACGACGAGAAGCGCCAGCTGAGCCTCGACATCAACAAGCTGCCGGGCGAGAAGCTGGGCCGCGTGGTCCACATCATCCAGTCCCGGGAGCCGTCGCTGCGGGACACCAACCCCGAGGAGATCGAGATCGACTTCGAGACGCTGAAGCCGTCGACGCTGAAGGAGCTGGAGCGCTACGTCATGACCTGCCTGAGGAAGAAGCCCCGCAAGCCGTACGCCGATCCAG GCGCAGCGGGAGGGAAAGGCGGCGTGGGCAAGTCCAAAGAGGAGGTGGctctggagaagaggagggagctggagaggaggcTGCAGGACGTCAGCGGGCAACTCAACTCGGTCAAGAAACCTTCCAAATCCAAAG TGGAGAAGCCGAGCGCTGCGGAGGCTCGCACGGAGCCGACGCGCCTCAGCGgcagcagctccagctccaactcctcctcctcttcgtcctcctcctcctcctcagacaccAGCGAGTCAGACTCCGGTTGA